The following DNA comes from Riemerella anatipestifer ATCC 11845 = DSM 15868.
AATAGTACCCAACATAAGTATAAAAATACCTATATACACTAACGGTAACCACGGGTCTAGCACCAATTCTAACACACTAATATCTGACCATCGCCCTAAGTTTTCGTTATAGCTGACTTGATAGATTTTCCAACCATTAACTTCTAGCGGCTGATTAACCAATATTTTACCTTCCTCCACTTTTGAGCTTTCTTTTTGGTAAATTAAAACATCGGACTGATATTTTTTAGCCTCTGGTGGCGACATTACCAAGGTTCTATTTTCGCTTAGCTTGATAGCTTTAGGTGGAAACATAAAGTTTCCGCAAGAAATCCACTCTTCTTTTTGCTCCTGTGTTTTTTTATTTTTTACAATAACTTTAGCCGCATTAGTTGCTCCCCACATTGGATTTTTAGCGTAAGTGTTCTCTCTAACAATAACTGCATTCTGTACATATTCTACCAGTTTTACTTCCCAATCTTCAAAAGTATGTATTGCCCCTATCTTTTCCAACATAAAGCCGTCTGGTTTAGACTTTGGTAAAGTTTCCCCTTTTTCATCTATAAGAAATAGCTTGTTAGGGTAAATCTCCATCTCAAACTTCTTGAGTTCAAGTGCTAGTGGTAGCTCTACCACATGCCCATTCTCATCTACTGCTCTCCATTCGGGACGACCATCTTGCAGAGTCATTTTAAGTTTCGTAAGATCGCCTTGACCTAAAACTCCAGCAAATAAAGCTAACCATAACCCAAAATGATTGAGTAAAAAAGTGATGTTTTTCGCTTGAAAAACCAAAGCCCTCTTGAGAATACTCAACCACAAATTGACCAACAGAATAAAGAAAATTAAAGCAAAATACCACGTAGTCGTAATCTGATTAACACCCAACTTGTTAAGTGTATTATAATAAGTAGATTCTGGAGCTACATTAAATACGCCCAAACCTATACTCAAAAAGCCTAAAACAATAGTAGTTACAATAGCAAACGGTGAGCTATCTAGCAAACTAATGATTTTCTTCTGCTTGAAGAAATAAAAAATAAGCGTCCATACCAATACAAAGCCTACACCAGCCCCTATATTATATGGAAACGAAACATACTGTTTAGGAATATTTCCTAAAAAATACTGAAGAAGAACTCCCAACACCAACAACCCTAAATTGATAATTAAGGCATCTCTAAACTGAGTTCTACTAGTTAATGTATTTTCAAATTTCATATCAATTCTATCTATTTCATAAACATAAAAACTCCCACAACTTCAACTAGAAATGTGGGAGCTTAATATTATTAGTCTTATTTATCTTTTACCAGAACTCCCTTAGCTTTTGCTTTCTTCAACCATTCTGGAACTACTGTTTTCATAAACTGTGCTTTAGCAGCTGACTCTTTAGGTATATCTAAACCAATGAATTTTTGTGCTTTAGCTTTAGTACTTACATCTGGCATTACAAACTTACCACTAATATTTTTCTTGTTAGAAATATCATTCATCTTCGCTTCAGCTTGTACCGCTAGGTAAAGACCATCACCCAAAATACGCTGAGATTCTAGTGGTGCGTGGAACGCCGCTCCGTGTGATGCAGTAATGAAATCCCATCTCCATTGTGATTTTCTGATAAGGTCTAAAACAGGCTTCATCTCTTGCTCTGTAGCATTATTATCCCAAAGGAATTTAGCCATTAAGTGAACTTTTGCTAACTGTTTTTCTAATCTATTTCTAAGCTGGAATACCATATCCTGTCTTTCGTACACATTTTGAGCAAGAGTAGTTTCTGACTCTCTATGACAAACCTGACAAGTATTATTGATATTAGCTAATGGACTAGAAATGTGGTGGTCTGTATATTTAACCCCTCCTTCTGACTTATATGGCATATGGCAGTCCGCACAAGATACTCCTCTCTGAGCATGGATACCTAAATTATAAACTTCAAAATCTGGGTGCTGAGCTTTTAGAATAGGTGCTTTACTCAACTTATGTACAAAGTCCACATGTTTTGCATTATCATAATATTCCTCCATATTTTCTAGAGACATACCTTTATCCCAAGGGAAAGTAAGGTATTTATTATCTCCTTTAAAGTAATACTCCACATGACACTGTGCACAAACTAAAGAACGCATCTCTTGGTGTGTTGCTTTCTTAATATCTTTACCCATTCTTTGATAAGCCTCTACCAATGCAGGGCGAGTAATGGTTAAATTCATAGTCTTAGGGTCGTGGCAATCTGCACAACCAATAGGGTTTACCACATCGCTTCCAAGCTGAGACCATTTAGCTTTATAGAAGTTTTCTACTCCCATTTGGTTCATCATTCTTGGTACATCAGGGCTTTTACAAGTCCAACAAGTTCCTGGCTGCACATCTGGATGATTAGCATCAGGAGCACCTGTTCTTAAAGTACCCACCACATCTTTCACTGAATAGAAGTGTCCTCTAGGTGCTTTATAATCTTTTGCAAAAGCATATCCTGCCCAAAGGATTACCATTTCTGGTCTTTCTTCTAGCAAATCATCAGCATTACTACTCATATGTTTAGATCTAAAAGTAGTGTCTGCCGTTTTTGCCCAAGACTCATACTCACGAGGGTAAGAATCTCCCCAAATTTCATTTCTAGATTCAAAATCTTTAATATTATTATTAGCTTTAGAAAGATGCATAGACTCTGCCTTTCTCTGCATAATAGAATTAGCAAGCATCCCCAAACCAAAAATAACCACTCCTAAAATTCCTACAATTAACCAACTCTTGCGTTTCATAACTTTATGTATTATTATTTTCTACTTGTTTGATTTTTCTTTTGTCATTTTATTAAGCCACTCAGGCACTGGAGTTTCTGCCAAAGGCACTCTAGCATGAGGTGCAGAATTAAGCCCTCTTACATTACCATGTGGCACATCTCTATGGCATTCCCAACATAGTTTACCTTCGTCCTTATGAGCCATACTTGCTGTTACAGATGCTGTACCCACCACACTATTCAAATCATTATGACAACGGATACAATTCTCCTGAACTACTGTTTCCCCCGGTTTTCTGATTTTAATTACCTGAGGCTCCATTCTTAGAGAATACATGCTGGCATGTCTCATTCCGTCCATTGCTTTAAAATAGTACTTTCTGAAGACATTGTCGTGAGGTACATGACAATCATTACAATTAGTTACCCTACCATGAGAAGAGTGAAACCATGTAGAGTACTCCGGAGCCATAATATGGCAGTTTACACAGGCTTTAGGATCATCTGAAAGGTAAGAGTACGCTTTAGAAATGTAAAACACATACATAAATAACCCAAGTGCTACTCCTAATAGTACAGGAAATAACCATCTTTCCTTCCGTCTATTTGTTTTAGACTTACCTTCATAGTTTTCTCTCTTCATCATAGGGGTCTATTTTTAAATTACTAGACAAAGGTAAATACTATTAAATATTTTTTTACAACAAAAACACCTAACAATTATCATATTTTTAAAAATTATAATCGTTTTAAATAAAACTACTAACTTACAAATATCATTATGACAAATATCACAATAAAACACACTCATTAGAAACTGATTTGATACTAATTTTGTCTAGCATTTGAATTATTAACTTAATAATAAATATTATGAAAACTTATTATTTACCTTTATTGAGTATTTTTCTATTATCTCATTCTCAAATATTAGCTCAGGATTCTTCAAACAAAGACAATACTTTCGACATGTCCTTGCAAATTCGTCCAAGAACTGAGTACAGAAACGGAGCCTACACTCCATTAAACCAAGGTGAGCAGAATGCTTTTCTCACACACAACAGAACAAGACTGAGCATGAATTACTCTAACAAAGACTTATTAAAGGTAAAATTCTCAGTACAAAACATCAATATTTGGGGACAAGCCAACCAAGTACAGATCGTTGATCCAACAGGAGGAATGTCTATCTATGAAGCATATGCAGACTTAAAGTTATCCGAAAATCTAAGAACTAAAGTTGGGCGACAAGCAATAGTGCTAGATGACGAAAGGATTTTTGGAGGACTTGACTGGCACCCAGCAGGAAGAAGCCACGACGCTTTAGCCATAGAATGGAATAAAAACAATACCAACATTATTACTTACGCCGCTTTTAACCAGAATTATAAAAACAATAAACTTAATATAAATAATCCAATAGGTCAATTTTTTACCCCTACAGATGCACAACCGTACCAACACCTTCAGTTGATTCATTTTAAACACCAACTATCCAAAACTTCTTATTTTTCAATATTATTGAATAACCTAGGCTACCGAAACGATTTATTACCTGACTCCAAAACGCATAACTTACAAACTTTTGGTATGAATTATTTTGGCAAGAAAAACGCTTGGAATGGACATTTCTCATCTTATTATCAAATGGGAAAAAACGCTCAGGGCACTAAAAAATCTGCCTATTTACTTTCTGGTTCATTAGGTTATCAAGTTGCAAAACCTCTCAACATCAGCATTGGAGCAGATTATCTCTCTGGCGATGATACCAACAAAACCGATAACATTTCTAACTCATTCGACCCACTTTACGGAACTCACCATAAATTCTATGGCTTCATGGATTATTTTTATGTAGGGAACGCTCATAAAAATGTAGGACTATTAGACACCCACGTTAAACTATCCGCAAAGGTTAGCCCGTCACTAAATCTAGGATTAAATACCCATTTATTCTATTCTGGAACTAATATCTACAATAATGATAAAAAACTATCCTCTTACCTTGGTAATGAATGGGATTTCACTTTTGGATATAATGTGATGCCTAATGTAAGTGTTGTAGGCGGTTATTCTTTCTTCCTAAACACAGAGCCATTGAGATTTCTTAAAAATAAAAACACAGCCAACTCTTATCAAGATTGGTTCTGGGTAAGTTTAAATGTAAATCCTCAAATTTTAAAAGCTAAATTTTAAATCAAAATAAAACCTAACACAATCCATAAAAAAGGAGACCTAATATTAGATCTCCTTTTATTTTACTAATATGATTTTACATCTTATTTCTTAATAAATTTAGAAGAAATAGTTTCTAAATCATTCTCTACATTCACCACATAAGCACCTGCAGCAAGATTTGAAACATTAAGTTTATTTACTCCTGCTTCAGCTTTAGTTTCTAGCACCATACGCCCTGTCATATCATACACTTTTATAGTAGCATTTTTAGACAATTTTTCAGGAACATCTACATAAGCCACATCTGTTACTGGGTTAGGATAAACTTTAAAGTCATTATTGCTAGACACCATACCAGAAGCACCCTCAGCAAAACTAGTATAACCCGGCTCCAATCTTAATGTATAGCAAGAGTTAGGGCTAGAACCTGAATATGGACTCACTAACACATAATAAGTACCTGCTGCCAAGTAAGCTTGTATCAATTCAGATTTTGTTCCAGAGTTAAGAGATGACCTAATTTGAGTTCCTGCACTATTGTACAATCTTAAATCTATATCATGAGTTAATCCACTTAACTTTACTGTAACATAACCCGCAGTACTTGTAGTCAACACATAATAATCCCTATCCGTAGTTGTCTCTATCGCAGCATTATAATCTCTATTCAACGCCGTAATTCTAGTAGCAGAAGAGAATGTATTATTAGGCTCATAAGCTCCATTACAAGTAGTTACCATAGCACTTAATGTTCTAAACGAAGCAGAAGTATAATTACTCATAGAAGTTGAAGAACAATTAGTTCTCACTCTTAAATCGTAAGCTGTATCTGCTGAAAGACTTGTAAGAGAAACAGTAGTTGATGTTGTTGTTGTTAAATCTACCCAAGAAGAACTAGATGCTAATTTATATTGCAGTGTATAATTTACATTAGCCGAAGAACTTGCCGTCCAAGAAACTGTAGCCGCAGACGAAGTAATATCACTTACCGTCATATTAGAAGGGTCACCACAAACTGTAGGTGTTGGCGTCGGAGTTGTTGCCCCCCCTCCATTAGCTCCAGTAACTATTAGAGTATAGTTTTGACTAGAGTTAGTCAATGTTCCTTTATGAGAAACTCTTACCGTATATTCCCCCGCTGGAACAACCCCTAAATCAACTCTCTCAAAGTTATCGCTATTGTTATCTTTTTTTGCATTAGTACTTCTAGAAGTAAGAGCCCAAGGGAAATAAATTGTACCATTAGAAGAGGTTACTCTTAAGTCTAAATCATTAACCAATCTTTTAATAGAGCTATTTAACTGAGACGATGTTTGAAGAGGTCCAGCTGGATCATACCAAGAAATTGACACTCTAATAGGCGCAACTCCATCAGAAACTATCTTTTTAGTATAAAATGCTCCATTAGCTAAATTTAAGTTTTCTATCAAAGAAGAAGTTCCTCTAGCATCAATTGCCTCTACCATTTTCTTTACATTAAGAAGTCCCCAACCAAAATTAGCATCAGGACCTTCCATCCCTGCATCATCAGCTGTATGCAATGCCAAACCTTTCAATTGAGCTCCTAACATAAACTGCCCCTCCTTATTATTATAATGTTGCTGAACCAAAAGTAAAGACCCCGTAACATTAGGGCTCGCCATAGATGTCCCTGTATAACTATCATAGTAAGCATTTCCATAAGTTTTACCAGTGCTAGTAGATGTATATGCTACTGGAGAATATACTTGAACCCCATTACCTGCTATATCTGGCTTCACCCTTAAATCATCGGTAGGACCTTGACTGCTAGAGGAAGCGATAGTCACAGATAATAAATTACCCTGAGCATCCACATTAGCATCATTAGCATTGGCTACAACTAATGCGTTTTTAGATGTAGAATGTCCCGTTAATTTATCATAATCATTAGTAGTACCTCCCAATGGACTAGCGTTTAGCAATTCATACTTCCCTGTATCTTGATTATAACCATAATTAGAGCCGTCATTACCAGCAGCTACACACATTAAATAATATGGTGCACTATACATCAATCTATCCCAGTCTGCAGACTCTCCTATATAAGCTCCAAAATACCAATCTGGAAGAGATAACGAATTATATCCGTATGAATGATTACTCAGCAACATACCCGCTCTCGCCGCTGTACTTGCTTCGGAGTAGTCTGATGACCAATCGTAAGAACGAATTAAGGCTTTACTTGCCATACCTTTAGCAGCCGCAGTCACACCTGTTGCGGCAATAGTTCCTCCCACATGGGTTGCGTGGTTATCCCCATTATGACTAGCACCATCTCCTACTGTAACTCTATTACCAAACTCTCTATGAGAAGGTCTTACACTACCTGCATCCCATACATAAGCCGTCATACCCTGCCCATCTAATTGCAATCCTAAACTACCTCCCGTATTTAGGTGATTAGCTCTGGTAGATCTTGCTGCTGCAATATTATTATTGGTAAAATAAATAGGAACCCCATTCTCTACTCTAATAAGCTCCGATGTACCACCTTCCTTGTGCTGAATCTTCAATGGCAGATTATTCTTTTTCAAAAACTCAGCTAACTCAGCTTTTTGTTTTTGCTCTTTAAGCTTACTCTCATCAACAATTTTGTCTAGTTTTTGCTGATTATACTCTTTGGTAATTTTCAATCTCTGCTGTTCTGTTTGAGCAAAGAAAAATACAGACGCCCCCAACGTGAAGGCTCCTGTAAATAATACTCTCTTTTTCATATTTTAATAAGTTTTTTCACGACTTCACAAATGTATATTTTTTTTCTAAAAACACAATTATTAAAAAAAAATAAAAAATATACACAACATAATTAAATCTATAACAAACTAAAAAACAAGACACAACAAAAGCATTTTAATACAAAAAAAGACACAACAGCATAAAAAAAATAAATTAAATTACATTTAACAATTAAAAAAATAAGAAAACAACAGATATTTTGAAACATCAAACATACTCAACAAATTTATATTTCACAAAAACATTTTATCATCATTTTTCTCTATTTTTGTCACATCAATGGACTCATTAAAAACACTTAATCCTTATTTTTGGAAACACAAGAAACTTCTTTCTTGGGGTATTTTTTTCATTATAGCAAGTAACTTTTTTGCCATCTACCAAATTCAGTTTATAGGCAAAACTGTAGATATTATCCAAGAAGTTATCTCTCAAAAAAAAACCACTCAAAAGGTGCTTTTTCGCACACTCCTAATTAACGGAGGTATTATCATTGGAGCCTCTGTGCTATCGGGCATTTTTAGGTTTATGATGAGACAAACCATTATTGTGGCATCAAGAAAAATAGAATACGAGCTAAAGAACAATATCTTCCGTCAGTACGAAAAACTATCTCTAACTCAATACAAATCAACCACTGTAGGAGACTTACTTAATCGTTTAAGTGAAGATGTCGTTGCCGTAAGAATGTATCTAGGTCCTGGGGTTATGTATGTTATCAACCTAGTGATACTACTCATTATCACAAGCGTGTATATGTTCCAAACTAATCTACAAATGACTCTTTGGACTCTTCTTCCCTTACCTATACTTTCATTCACTATTTACAAAGTAAGTTCTATTATCAATAAAAAGTCTAAAATCATGCAGAAAAGCCAGTCTGCCATTTCTACATTCGTACAAGATAGCTTTTCTGGCATTAGAGTCATAAAGTTTTTTAATAAAGAAAAGTACATTCAACAGAATTACAATACTAAGGTAAAACACTATCAAGAAAAAGCTCTAGACCTCGCCAAAACAGAAGCCTATTTTTTCACAATAATACTATTAGTCATTGGCTTACTCAATATTATTATTCTATACATTGGGGGACAAAAATACATAAAAGGGGAAATGAGCATAGGTGCCATTGCAGATTTCTTTATGTACATCAATATACTTATATGGCCCTTCTCTATGGTAGGTTGGGTAACTTCAGTAAATCAAAGAGCTGCCGCCTCTATGCAAAGGCTTAATGAATTCCTTGACAAAAAATCTGAAATTATTAACAAAAATAAAAACCATTATAGCATAAAAGGAGACATAGAATTTCGTAATGTAAGCTATACCTACCCTAATACAGGTATTAAGGCTTTAGATAACATCAGTTTCAAGGTAAATGCTGGCGAATCTCTTGCTATTATGGGAAAAACAGGCAGCGGAAAATCTACCATAGCCCTCCTTCTTTGTCGATTGATAGACCCAGACGAAGGAGATATTTTCATAGATGGTATCAATTTAAAAGAACACAATCTAGAGGTTTACAGAAACGCTCTAGGCTACATTCCACAAGAAAGCTATCTATTTTCTGATACTATAGAGAACAATATAGGATTTGCCATAGATAGCTCTAATGCAAAAATCATTGAAGAATATGCTAAAAAAGCAGATATTCACAAAAACATCATAGAATTTAAAAACCAATATAAAACCATAGTTGGAGAAAGGGGGGTAATGCTTTCTGGAGGACAAAAACAAAGAATCTGTATTGCTAGAGCACTTATAAAGAAACCCAATATCCTTATATTCGACGACAGCCTATCTGCACTAGATACAGAAACAGAAGAGAATATTCTAAATAATTTGGAAAACCTAGATGAGAAATGTACCCGAATCATTATTACCCACCGACCATCTAGTGCTAAAAATGCTCACCAAACACTTTACCTCTCCCCTATCAATTAGTCATCAACACATCACTTCTAATTTTAGTGTTTCAGAAAAAAATAAAAATTCATTAAAACAAATCCCTCAAAATAAACACCCCATACATAACAAACTGATTAACAGAAACCAAAACCTTACATTCAAAGTTTTTAAATAATTTTTTGCTGATTAGTAGAATTATTTTATATTTGTTACCTAAGATTTCTAAAAAATAGATGAAATGAGTGATTACAAGGAAAAACGAAATGAAAATGAAATTTTCACTAGAGTGTTAAAAGCAGGAAGAAGAACCTATTTCTTTGATGTTCGTGAGACTAAGGCTGGAGATTATTATCTTACCATTACCGAAAGCAAGAAGCACTTCCAAGATGGTGGTGAGGCTACATTTGAGAAGCACAAAATTTACCTTTACAAAGAGGATTTCAAGAATTTCTCTGAAATGTTTAATGAAGCATCAGAATTTATCATTAGTGAAAAAGGAGAGGATGTAATCTCTGAAAAACACGATAAAGATTTCAAAGGAAGAAATTACACCTTAGATACCCACGAGGAGATTTAAAACAATAAACTTCATAAAAACAAAAAAACATCTACATTATGTAGATGTTTTTTTGTTAGGGTGACTGACCGGGATCGAACCGGCGACCTTCAGGACCACAATCTGACGCTCTAACCAACTGAGCTACAATCACCATTTTGTGGGTGCAAATATAGAAATATTTTATCTATTTACAAAATTATTGAATCAAAATTTTTAAAAGCCATTAGTTTTTCAGAAGTAAAGCCTTCTGCATAGGAGACTCCAGATAATCTACCCAAATCTTGAGCTCTATAAGTAAGACTCTCCAAAAAATCTTTAGTAGAGATTGGAGTCATTGGCTCTTCCGAATTAGGATTATAAAATTGCGTTTCGTATGCTAAACAAGCCTCAATTTTTTTATCCATAAAATCAGATATATCCACTACAAAATCAGGATTTATAGACTTCCACTGTATATAGTTAAAGATATGTTTAGGTCTCCACACTGACTGAGTTTTACCAGCATCAAACGTTTCAATCTTAATAAGACCTGATAAAAAACAAGCATCTGAAACCAATTTAGCAGCTTTTGCGTGATCTGGGTGGCGATCATCTATTGCATTTGCAAAAATAATTTCAGGTTGATATTTCCTTACCATCTTTACAATACGCATTTGATACTCCTCTGTGTTACTAAGAAAACCATCTTTCATACCCAAGTTTTCTCGTTCCAAAACTCCTAAAATATTTGATGCCCTTTTAGCTTCTTTTGCCCTAGTTTCATTTGTCCCTCTCGTACCTAACTCTCCTTCCGTTAAATCTACTATCGCTACTTTTTTACCTTGAGAAATAAACTTGGCTAAAGTTCCGCCGCACCCTAGCTCAACATCATCAGGATGAGCTCCAATGGCTAAAATATCTACTTTCATACTACAAATATAAGGTTTATTCTAAAAAAAATAAGAGCTTCTTAATAAACTAAGAAACTCTTATTTATAATCAATTAAATATTAAAAAAACACCTAATTATTGGCTAAGTAGTTTCAATAAATTTTGAGCATCTTTATACTCAGGGTTTAGCTGAACAGATTTCAATGCGTACTCTTTAGCCTTCTCTTTATTTTTATCTTTTTCCAAATAAGCTACAGCGAAATAAGCATAAGAAAGTGTTTCTTTACCTTGCATTTGTTCCTCTGCAGGTTTCTTATTCATATTATCTATATAAGTCTGATAAGAAACTTTAGCTAACTCATTATTACCCGCTTGTTGATACGCATACCCTTGACTATAATAAGCTGGAGCCCAGTCAGGAATTAAGTCTATCATATTCTGCCAAGTATAAGCTGCTCCATTCCAGTTTTTAGCCTCTTGATAAGCCATCGCTAACTTATAAATATTGTCTGTATTTTTAGGGTCTGCAGCCATGGTTTTCTTCAATGCTTCTATTTCTGGATTAGTAGGACCTGCTTCTGCTGCTTTTTTAAGATCAACTCCTCCTGCCATAATTTTAGCCAACTCTGCATCCCATTGCATAGTTTCATCTTTTGCTGCCTTCGCGATTGCTATTTTTTCGCTAGACATTTTCATAAGATTAGCCTTTGTTGACTCATCCTGTGCTTTTTGGGATTGCCCTGCATAGATTAACCCCAATAAACCTTGGTCTGCTGGCAATACTCTAGAGGCATCTGCCTTAGAAATAAATGTATCTAAATTTTGTTTAGCCTCATCATACTTTTGCTCTCCATATAAGAGATAAGCATTGAGCTTGTACTTAATAACATCTTCCACTTTACTAAAAACTTTATCTAGAACTTCTCTAGATTCTGTATAGTTTCCATTTGCAAAATAAAGCTTGGATACCTCTAACATCGTTACAGGGTCTTCATCAGCATATTTAAGATAATTCAACAAATTACTTGCTGCCGCATCATGCTTTTGATATCTAATGTTATAGTTAGCAAGCGCCTTATATGCCGGAGCGTAGGTAGGGTCTACCGCTATAGCTTTATTAAGGTTATCTGTTGCTAATTGCCACTGATTAGCAGCCATCCACAGAGTCGCCATTCTAGTAAATACAGATGCTTTATTTCTAGCCACTACCGCTGCTTTATCATAAGCAGACATCGCTTTACCTGCGTCTTTTTTAAGACGATAAGCGTCGCCTAAAGAATAATAATAGTTAGCAGGCACATTACCTTTCTTTTCTGCTTTTTCTATAGCCTGACTAATAAATTCTACAGCTAAATCCGGAGCATTATTACTCTCAAACATCGTAAGAGCCTCACCAGCTCTAAATAACACCTCAGGATCTTTTCCTTTAGAATCATTTACAATTTCATGTATTTCGTTAATTGCAGCTTTATTTCCTTTTCCTAGCTTAATAGAAGCCAAGCCTATTCTATCTAAATATGCCTTTTTATCTAAAGCTAAACCTTTATCAAAGTATTCTTTAGCTTTATCAAAATTAGGTTCGTATTGAGTTAAGTAAATATTTCCTAAATAAAAATAATTTTCCGCAGAAGGAGATTTCTGAAGTAACTGATTAAACACTTCTTTTGCTTTCGCATATTTATGAGCATCCATATTCTGGAGACCTTCTTCTACCGTTTGTGCACCTGCAAAACCGAACATAAAAGCGGCTGCGGCACCTAATACCATTTTCTTTGTCATTTTTATATTTTTCATTTTTAAGGTTTAGTTTATAATTTGGTTTATTTGTAACCAACAATTATTAAGCCATTTTTAAAGTAAAGAGTTGCTAATATAAGAATTTTATCTCATCTGAACCTCTCTTTTGTAAATATTATAAGGTTGCAGCCCTTGCTTAGAAACC
Coding sequences within:
- a CDS encoding S8 family serine peptidase; the encoded protein is MKKRVLFTGAFTLGASVFFFAQTEQQRLKITKEYNQQKLDKIVDESKLKEQKQKAELAEFLKKNNLPLKIQHKEGGTSELIRVENGVPIYFTNNNIAAARSTRANHLNTGGSLGLQLDGQGMTAYVWDAGSVRPSHREFGNRVTVGDGASHNGDNHATHVGGTIAATGVTAAAKGMASKALIRSYDWSSDYSEASTAARAGMLLSNHSYGYNSLSLPDWYFGAYIGESADWDRLMYSAPYYLMCVAAGNDGSNYGYNQDTGKYELLNASPLGGTTNDYDKLTGHSTSKNALVVANANDANVDAQGNLLSVTIASSSSQGPTDDLRVKPDIAGNGVQVYSPVAYTSTSTGKTYGNAYYDSYTGTSMASPNVTGSLLLVQQHYNNKEGQFMLGAQLKGLALHTADDAGMEGPDANFGWGLLNVKKMVEAIDARGTSSLIENLNLANGAFYTKKIVSDGVAPIRVSISWYDPAGPLQTSSQLNSSIKRLVNDLDLRVTSSNGTIYFPWALTSRSTNAKKDNNSDNFERVDLGVVPAGEYTVRVSHKGTLTNSSQNYTLIVTGANGGGATTPTPTPTVCGDPSNMTVSDITSSAATVSWTASSSANVNYTLQYKLASSSSWVDLTTTTSTTVSLTSLSADTAYDLRVRTNCSSTSMSNYTSASFRTLSAMVTTCNGAYEPNNTFSSATRITALNRDYNAAIETTTDRDYYVLTTSTAGYVTVKLSGLTHDIDLRLYNSAGTQIRSSLNSGTKSELIQAYLAAGTYYVLVSPYSGSSPNSCYTLRLEPGYTSFAEGASGMVSSNNDFKVYPNPVTDVAYVDVPEKLSKNATIKVYDMTGRMVLETKAEAGVNKLNVSNLAAGAYVVNVENDLETISSKFIKK
- the nrfA gene encoding ammonia-forming cytochrome c nitrite reductase — protein: MKRKSWLIVGILGVVIFGLGMLANSIMQRKAESMHLSKANNNIKDFESRNEIWGDSYPREYESWAKTADTTFRSKHMSSNADDLLEERPEMVILWAGYAFAKDYKAPRGHFYSVKDVVGTLRTGAPDANHPDVQPGTCWTCKSPDVPRMMNQMGVENFYKAKWSQLGSDVVNPIGCADCHDPKTMNLTITRPALVEAYQRMGKDIKKATHQEMRSLVCAQCHVEYYFKGDNKYLTFPWDKGMSLENMEEYYDNAKHVDFVHKLSKAPILKAQHPDFEVYNLGIHAQRGVSCADCHMPYKSEGGVKYTDHHISSPLANINNTCQVCHRESETTLAQNVYERQDMVFQLRNRLEKQLAKVHLMAKFLWDNNATEQEMKPVLDLIRKSQWRWDFITASHGAAFHAPLESQRILGDGLYLAVQAEAKMNDISNKKNISGKFVMPDVSTKAKAQKFIGLDIPKESAAKAQFMKTVVPEWLKKAKAKGVLVKDK
- a CDS encoding alginate export family protein → MKTYYLPLLSIFLLSHSQILAQDSSNKDNTFDMSLQIRPRTEYRNGAYTPLNQGEQNAFLTHNRTRLSMNYSNKDLLKVKFSVQNINIWGQANQVQIVDPTGGMSIYEAYADLKLSENLRTKVGRQAIVLDDERIFGGLDWHPAGRSHDALAIEWNKNNTNIITYAAFNQNYKNNKLNINNPIGQFFTPTDAQPYQHLQLIHFKHQLSKTSYFSILLNNLGYRNDLLPDSKTHNLQTFGMNYFGKKNAWNGHFSSYYQMGKNAQGTKKSAYLLSGSLGYQVAKPLNISIGADYLSGDDTNKTDNISNSFDPLYGTHHKFYGFMDYFYVGNAHKNVGLLDTHVKLSAKVSPSLNLGLNTHLFYSGTNIYNNDKKLSSYLGNEWDFTFGYNVMPNVSVVGGYSFFLNTEPLRFLKNKNTANSYQDWFWVSLNVNPQILKAKF
- the nrfH gene encoding cytochrome c nitrite reductase small subunit, with protein sequence MMKRENYEGKSKTNRRKERWLFPVLLGVALGLFMYVFYISKAYSYLSDDPKACVNCHIMAPEYSTWFHSSHGRVTNCNDCHVPHDNVFRKYYFKAMDGMRHASMYSLRMEPQVIKIRKPGETVVQENCIRCHNDLNSVVGTASVTASMAHKDEGKLCWECHRDVPHGNVRGLNSAPHARVPLAETPVPEWLNKMTKEKSNK
- a CDS encoding cytochrome c biogenesis protein ResB, yielding MKFENTLTSRTQFRDALIINLGLLVLGVLLQYFLGNIPKQYVSFPYNIGAGVGFVLVWTLIFYFFKQKKIISLLDSSPFAIVTTIVLGFLSIGLGVFNVAPESTYYNTLNKLGVNQITTTWYFALIFFILLVNLWLSILKRALVFQAKNITFLLNHFGLWLALFAGVLGQGDLTKLKMTLQDGRPEWRAVDENGHVVELPLALELKKFEMEIYPNKLFLIDEKGETLPKSKPDGFMLEKIGAIHTFEDWEVKLVEYVQNAVIVRENTYAKNPMWGATNAAKVIVKNKKTQEQKEEWISCGNFMFPPKAIKLSENRTLVMSPPEAKKYQSDVLIYQKESSKVEEGKILVNQPLEVNGWKIYQVSYNENLGRWSDISVLELVLDPWLPLVYIGIFILMLGTISFLFQNRK